Proteins encoded within one genomic window of Psilocybe cubensis strain MGC-MH-2018 chromosome 2, whole genome shotgun sequence:
- a CDS encoding hypothetical protein (Uncharacterized protein C57A10.07), which yields MRTTTENYAMDSYQNLLFSIARFQEFTGHFPTKITIVGYEFKRQRFTELHRKAIKWPRNKFYYVGVDPNHDGGTNAIEGEKKNGYLPYSLDLYGCHSLLINKRRSRNPFARYHPYHTSSPEIASLLDWCPGDAEGGEDTLFEGDLPWAKIQKTISRDT from the exons ATGAGGACGACAACCGAAAACTATGCGATGGATTCTTATCAAAACCTTTTGTTCTCGATTGCGCGCTTCCAAGAATTCACAGGGCACTTCCCAACCAAGATTACCATCGTCGGATACGAGTTCAAGAGACAAAGATTTACAGAACTGCATCGAAAAGCTATAAAATGGCCTAGAAATAAGTTCTACTACGTGGGAGTAGATCCAAACCATGATGGTGGCACGAACGCGATAGAGGGAGAG AAAAAGAATGGGTACCTCCCATACAGCCTCGACTTATATGGGTGTCATTCATTATTAATCAATAAGCGCCGCTCACGGAATCCCTTCGCAAGATATCATCCCTACCATACTTCGTCTCCCGAAATCGCATCATTGCTTGATTGGTGTCCCGGCGATGCTGAAGGCGGGGAAGATACCTTATTCGAAGGAGATCTTCCGTGGGCCAAAATTCAAAAGACCATCTCTCGCGACACTTGA